A single region of the Nocardioides aquaticus genome encodes:
- a CDS encoding DedA family protein, translating to MPTLTAALLTAAAGGGDDPAELGGVAGWAVDVMEQLGAFGAGLLIALENLFPPLPSELILPVAGFTASQGTLSLTGAIVWTTVGSLAGALVLYWLGAALGRDRTFAIWQRLPLVDDHDFLRTEAWFAKHGRWAVFLGRMIPIFRSLISVPAGVERMPLPLFMVLTTVGSLIWNTTFILAGYLLGEQWYRVEPVAGWVQRVVIAVVLVAAIVWVVKRLRRPMTPA from the coding sequence GTGCCGACCCTCACCGCTGCCCTGCTGACCGCTGCCGCCGGCGGGGGTGACGACCCGGCCGAGCTCGGCGGGGTGGCCGGGTGGGCCGTCGACGTCATGGAGCAGCTCGGCGCCTTCGGTGCCGGCCTGCTGATCGCGCTGGAGAACCTGTTCCCGCCACTGCCCAGCGAGCTGATCCTGCCCGTCGCCGGCTTCACCGCCTCCCAGGGCACCCTCTCCCTGACCGGCGCCATCGTCTGGACCACCGTCGGGTCGCTGGCCGGCGCCCTGGTCCTCTACTGGCTCGGCGCGGCCCTCGGCCGGGACCGGACCTTCGCGATCTGGCAGCGCCTGCCGCTGGTCGACGACCACGACTTCCTGCGTACGGAGGCGTGGTTCGCCAAGCACGGTCGGTGGGCGGTCTTCCTCGGTCGGATGATCCCCATCTTCCGCAGCCTGATCTCGGTCCCGGCGGGGGTGGAGCGGATGCCGCTGCCCCTCTTCATGGTGCTCACCACCGTGGGCAGCCTGATCTGGAACACCACCTTCATCCTGGCCGGCTACCTGCTCGGCGAGCAGTGGTACCGCGTGGAGCCCGTCGCCGGCTGGGTCCAGCGGGTCGTGATCGCCGTCGTCCTGGTCGCCGCGATCGTGTGGGTCGTCAAGCGGCTGCGCCGTCCGATGACCCCCGCCTGA
- a CDS encoding response regulator — protein sequence MPTVLVVDDDEDVRVVTSISLARVGGWTVLEAARGREAIDIAREQQPDAILLDLMMPDMDGITTFGHLQDDPATRDIQVILLTAKSRVGPQQPWDGLAVAGVLSKPFSPMDLPGQVAALLGWDVPRP from the coding sequence ATGCCGACCGTGCTCGTGGTGGACGACGACGAGGACGTCCGTGTGGTGACGTCGATCTCGCTCGCGCGGGTCGGCGGGTGGACCGTGCTGGAGGCCGCCCGCGGCCGCGAGGCGATCGACATCGCCCGCGAGCAGCAGCCCGACGCGATCCTGCTCGACCTGATGATGCCCGACATGGACGGCATCACGACCTTCGGCCACCTCCAGGACGACCCGGCCACCCGGGACATCCAGGTGATCCTGCTGACCGCCAAGAGCCGGGTCGGTCCCCAGCAGCCCTGGGACGGCCTCGCCGTGGCCGGGGTGCTGTCCAAGCCGTTCAGCCCGATGGACCTGCCGGGGCAGGTCGCCGCCCTGCTCGGGTGGGACGTCCCGCGACCCTGA
- a CDS encoding pyruvoyl-dependent arginine decarboxylase, whose amino-acid sequence MRPVPTRPDGNPEGSPEGDGADGLRISVRTGSGTGRTRLSAFDGALREAGVADLNLVTLSSVIPEHSTVVQAHDPLGAEHGDRLWCVLASAGAEQHGEVVWAGLGWATDRRTTGGVFVEHHSGSEEALRAQIDLSLEDLCASRGWQDVETGSAVASAHCVDDPVCALVVAAYEVQGWGDRG is encoded by the coding sequence ATGCGACCCGTCCCGACCCGTCCCGACGGCAACCCCGAGGGCAGCCCCGAGGGCGATGGCGCCGACGGGCTGCGGATCAGCGTCCGCACCGGCAGCGGCACCGGGCGTACCCGGCTCTCGGCCTTCGACGGCGCGCTGCGCGAGGCCGGCGTCGCCGACCTCAACCTGGTGACGCTCTCCTCGGTCATCCCCGAGCACAGCACGGTCGTGCAGGCCCACGACCCGCTCGGCGCGGAGCACGGCGACCGGCTGTGGTGCGTGCTGGCCAGCGCCGGCGCCGAGCAGCACGGCGAGGTCGTGTGGGCCGGGCTGGGCTGGGCCACCGACCGCCGCACCACCGGCGGGGTCTTCGTGGAGCACCACAGCGGCAGCGAGGAGGCCCTGCGGGCGCAGATCGACCTGAGCCTGGAGGACCTGTGCGCGTCGCGGGGGTGGCAGGACGTGGAGACGGGGTCGGCGGTGGCCAGCGCCCACTGCGTCGACGACCCGGTCTGCGCGCTCGTCGTCGCCGCCTACGAGGTCCAGGGGTGGGGCGACCGTGGCTGA